The following coding sequences lie in one bacterium genomic window:
- a CDS encoding NADPH:quinone oxidoreductase family protein → MKAVVAARYGGPEVLEYTTLADPQPGPDEILIRVHTTSVNFADILARNGGFHSPRVPPFVPGLDLVGSVINKGSGVQGFKTGNRVIAFPHAGSYCEIAVTREALTFPIPDELDDSTAAGFPVAGCTAYQLLTEAGRLRTGESVLVYGAAGGVGTYAIQMARVLGAATIIAVVGNMARARLVKGLGADVALDRTQGEIASRVNEITDGRGVDVILNSAGGTTLAESLKCLAPFGRLVTFGISSGGYGIVSSELLHPFNRTLVGFSFGHIRKNRPATVASTVKSVLDLLVTGKVETVIGERFSLERADQAHLWVENREGVGKTLIHVNP, encoded by the coding sequence ATGAAAGCTGTCGTCGCGGCGCGTTACGGAGGACCTGAGGTTCTCGAGTACACCACCCTGGCAGACCCTCAGCCCGGACCTGATGAGATCCTCATACGGGTTCATACCACCAGCGTCAACTTCGCTGACATCCTCGCACGGAACGGGGGATTTCATTCCCCAAGGGTACCTCCTTTCGTGCCGGGTCTTGATCTGGTGGGATCAGTGATCAATAAAGGTTCCGGTGTCCAAGGGTTTAAAACCGGTAACAGGGTCATCGCCTTTCCCCACGCCGGTAGTTACTGTGAAATTGCAGTAACCAGGGAGGCCCTTACCTTTCCCATACCCGATGAGCTGGACGATTCGACCGCTGCCGGTTTTCCAGTCGCCGGCTGCACCGCCTACCAGCTCCTCACTGAAGCTGGCCGTCTGAGAACCGGCGAAAGCGTTCTTGTATACGGCGCTGCAGGCGGTGTGGGAACATATGCCATCCAGATGGCCAGGGTGTTGGGAGCAGCCACCATCATCGCCGTAGTAGGAAACATGGCCCGTGCCCGGTTGGTCAAGGGGCTGGGAGCTGATGTCGCACTGGACCGGACCCAGGGAGAAATCGCCTCCCGTGTCAATGAGATCACCGACGGCCGGGGGGTGGACGTCATCCTGAACTCGGCGGGAGGTACAACCCTGGCCGAATCACTTAAATGCCTGGCACCCTTCGGGCGTCTCGTGACCTTTGGCATCTCTTCAGGCGGCTACGGCATCGTATCCTCTGAATTACTGCATCCCTTCAACCGCACCCTGGTCGGGTTCAGTTTCGGACATATCAGGAAAAATCGCCCCGCAACCGTTGCCTCCACCGTAAAATCTGTGCTTGATCTGCTTGTCACCGGGAAGGTTGAAACAGTTATCGGTGAGAGGTTCTCTCTGGAAAGGGCCGACCAGGCCCACCTCTGGGTGGAAAACAGGGAGGGCGTTGGAAAAACCCTGATCCATGTAAATCCTTGA